From Pseudoalteromonas sp. DL-6, one genomic window encodes:
- a CDS encoding ABC-F family ATPase gives MISTANITMQFGAKPLFENISAKFGESNRYGLIGANGCGKSTFMKILSGELEPSSGNVSTDPNERVAKLNQDQFAYEEYSVIDTVIMGHKELWDIKQERDRIYSLPEMSEEDGMKVADLETEFAEMDGYSAESKAGELLLGVGIATEQHYGPMSEIAPGFKLRVLLAQVLFSDPDIMLLDEPTNNLDIYTIKWLEDVLNQRDCTMIIISHDRHFLNSVCTHMADIDYGELRIYPGNYDEYMFAATQARERLLSENAKKKSQIAELQQFVSRFSANASKAKQATSRAKRIDKIQLDEVKASSRQSPFIRFEQEKQLFRNALEMTSLSQGFEETLFSGLEGLVEVGERIAIIGENGVGKTTLLNTLAGRLAPKSGEFKWSENANIGYYAQDHADEFEKDMNLFEWMEQWQQEGDDEQVVRSFLGRMLFSQNDIKKSVKVISGGEQGRMLFGKIMMHKPNILLMDEPTNHMDMESIEALNLALEAYEGTLMFVSHDRQFVSSVATRIWEIKDGKIIDFRGNYSEYLASKEA, from the coding sequence ATTATTAGTACAGCTAACATCACCATGCAATTTGGTGCTAAACCGTTATTTGAAAATATCTCAGCTAAATTTGGCGAATCAAACCGTTATGGTTTAATTGGTGCCAATGGGTGTGGTAAATCAACGTTTATGAAAATTCTAAGCGGTGAGCTTGAGCCATCATCGGGTAATGTAAGCACAGATCCTAATGAACGTGTTGCTAAACTAAATCAAGATCAATTCGCCTACGAAGAATACTCTGTGATCGACACTGTAATAATGGGTCACAAAGAGCTTTGGGACATCAAACAAGAGCGCGATCGTATATACAGCTTACCGGAAATGAGTGAAGAGGACGGCATGAAGGTAGCCGATCTCGAAACTGAGTTTGCTGAAATGGACGGCTATTCTGCTGAGTCTAAAGCGGGTGAGCTACTTTTGGGTGTTGGTATTGCTACTGAACAACATTACGGCCCTATGTCTGAAATTGCACCAGGTTTTAAACTGCGCGTGCTATTAGCGCAAGTATTGTTTTCAGACCCTGATATCATGTTACTTGATGAGCCTACCAATAACTTGGATATATACACGATTAAGTGGTTAGAAGATGTACTTAATCAACGTGACTGTACCATGATTATCATCTCGCATGACCGTCATTTTTTAAACTCGGTTTGTACACACATGGCCGATATTGACTATGGTGAGTTACGTATTTATCCGGGTAATTACGATGAATATATGTTTGCAGCAACTCAAGCTCGCGAACGTTTATTGAGTGAAAATGCCAAAAAGAAAAGTCAAATTGCTGAACTACAGCAGTTTGTATCGCGTTTTTCTGCTAATGCCTCAAAAGCGAAGCAAGCAACTTCACGTGCAAAACGTATTGATAAAATTCAATTAGACGAAGTAAAAGCCTCATCACGTCAGTCGCCATTTATTCGTTTTGAACAAGAAAAGCAGTTATTCCGTAACGCGCTTGAAATGACCAGCTTATCGCAAGGCTTTGAAGAAACTTTATTCTCAGGATTAGAAGGCCTCGTTGAAGTAGGTGAACGCATTGCTATTATTGGTGAGAATGGTGTGGGTAAAACAACACTACTAAACACCTTAGCAGGGCGTTTAGCACCTAAAAGCGGTGAGTTTAAATGGTCCGAAAATGCTAACATTGGCTATTATGCGCAAGACCATGCCGATGAGTTTGAAAAAGACATGAACTTATTTGAGTGGATGGAACAATGGCAGCAAGAGGGCGATGACGAGCAAGTTGTTCGTAGTTTCTTAGGTCGTATGTTGTTTTCACAAAACGATATCAAAAAATCTGTAAAAGTTATCTCAGGTGGTGAGCAAGGTCGTATGCTGTTTGGTAAAATCATGATGCATAAACCAAATATCTTATTAATGGATGAACCGACTAACCACATGGATATGGAATCTATAGAAGCGCTTAACTTAGCACTTGAAGCGTATGAAGGTACCTTGATGTTTGTATCACACGATCGTCAGTTTGTATCATCAGTTGCTACCCGTATTTGGGAAATTAAAGACGGTAAAATAATCGACTTTAGAGGAAACTACAGCGAATACTTGGCGAGTAAAGAAGCATAA
- a CDS encoding porin: MKIKLVSLAIAGVLATPSVSAIEVFKDEKNTVAIGGYIDARVINTQGQNEVVNGASRINFDFKRQLKNGWEALTKIEWGVNPVGSSDIVYNNRFESIQDEFLYNRLGYAGLKHDKYGQITIGKQWGAWFDVVYATNYSYVWDGNAAGVYTYNKDDGAVNGTGRGDKTLQYRNSYGDFDFSVQTQLKNSAFYTCDVTDITESQCQANFESGDTAAQQVEFNYTFGGAVTYNVTDKLKLTAGINRGEFELTYGDGTTRSVDDLIYGAGVIWGNIDAPGLYVAANINKNENHDTDNIGRLIEDAIGIETFVSYRFENDFRPFIAYNLFDAGDDYVIQPNFNADPNDVFKRQFAVIGVHYLIDENTQLYVEARKDFGDFESNNKQQQALMEQSEDDGIAFGFRYVL; the protein is encoded by the coding sequence ATGAAAATAAAATTAGTATCGCTGGCGATTGCAGGTGTTTTAGCTACACCGAGTGTTTCAGCAATTGAAGTATTTAAGGATGAAAAAAATACAGTCGCTATTGGCGGTTATATTGATGCGCGAGTAATTAATACTCAAGGTCAAAATGAAGTGGTTAATGGTGCCTCACGAATTAATTTTGATTTTAAACGCCAATTAAAGAATGGCTGGGAAGCGCTGACCAAAATTGAATGGGGCGTAAACCCAGTTGGTAGTAGTGATATTGTGTATAACAACCGTTTTGAGTCAATTCAGGATGAGTTTTTATATAACCGTTTAGGCTATGCTGGTTTAAAGCACGACAAATACGGCCAAATTACCATTGGTAAACAATGGGGTGCATGGTTCGACGTAGTATATGCAACTAACTATAGCTATGTTTGGGATGGCAACGCCGCCGGTGTGTATACCTATAACAAAGACGACGGTGCTGTAAATGGTACTGGCCGTGGCGATAAAACATTGCAATACCGTAATAGTTACGGTGATTTTGATTTTAGCGTACAAACTCAGTTAAAAAACAGCGCATTTTACACTTGTGATGTAACGGATATTACAGAGTCACAATGCCAGGCTAATTTTGAATCGGGCGATACTGCTGCGCAACAAGTTGAATTTAACTATACATTTGGTGGTGCAGTAACTTATAACGTGACTGATAAGCTAAAACTGACCGCGGGTATTAACCGCGGCGAGTTTGAATTAACTTATGGAGACGGAACAACTCGTTCAGTTGACGATTTAATTTACGGTGCGGGTGTTATTTGGGGCAATATTGATGCGCCAGGTTTATATGTAGCAGCTAATATAAACAAAAACGAAAACCACGATACAGATAACATTGGTCGCTTAATTGAAGATGCAATTGGTATTGAAACATTTGTGTCGTATCGTTTTGAAAACGATTTTAGACCATTTATTGCATACAACTTGTTTGACGCTGGCGACGATTACGTTATTCAGCCAAATTTCAATGCTGATCCTAATGATGTATTTAAACGTCAATTTGCTGTTATTGGTGTTCATTACTTAATAGATGAAAACACCCAACTTTATGTAGAAGCACGTAAAGACTTTGGTGATTTTGAAAGTAATAATAAACAGCAGCAAGCGCTAATGGAGCAATCTGAAGATGACGGTATTGCTTTTGGTTTTAGATACGTTCTTTAA
- a CDS encoding TetR/AcrR family transcriptional regulator — protein MSKKEKTRDKILASAWELFLLQGYDHTSTREIAVAANVAVGTVFSHFENKIDLLMAGMQQQIEVIIEQAKQSDTQRPPRLKLRHYAHPLYSFYCENSEFSKLLISDIIWRADFFKAQMDEFKKLLFSEQPEFDETKASVMMDCYFMTLITGLNDELPNAESMLRQLSNKIALL, from the coding sequence ATGAGTAAAAAAGAAAAAACACGGGATAAAATTTTAGCTTCAGCATGGGAGCTTTTCTTATTACAAGGTTATGACCACACATCAACAAGGGAAATTGCTGTTGCAGCTAATGTGGCAGTGGGTACGGTGTTTAGCCATTTTGAAAATAAAATTGATTTGCTTATGGCAGGTATGCAGCAACAAATTGAAGTTATTATTGAGCAAGCAAAGCAGTCAGATACTCAGCGACCTCCTCGATTAAAGTTACGCCACTACGCTCACCCCCTCTACTCCTTTTATTGTGAAAACAGTGAATTTAGTAAATTACTAATTAGCGACATTATTTGGCGTGCTGATTTTTTTAAAGCACAAATGGATGAATTTAAAAAACTGCTATTTAGTGAACAACCAGAATTTGATGAAACAAAAGCAAGTGTGATGATGGACTGCTATTTTATGACCCTGATCACAGGTTTAAACGACGAGCTACCTAATGCAGAAAGCATGCTAAGGCAATTGAGCAACAAAATTGCATTGTTGTAA
- a CDS encoding alpha/beta hydrolase-fold protein, with product MRIKKTIILNLLFAVGAFGVATIGFSYYQNDVSEFVDVTLDSKVLEESRKVFIRLPNNYDKTKAYPLFIKTDGNFNLANWDKALKALNPESIFNEAILVAVPNQFFTDTRNRDLVPPYARKDVNTNPRPNNETSPELFGKADLFLAFIEQELLPYIAANYKLTSQRGLIGFSAGGSFTLYTLHTKPQLFNAYFVFSPAAWYDDMTVTKQFDAFLKTNMNSIKQPTFLYITVGGAEHSLMLAAYNNLVTSLAKHPNSWLKWENTITINADHNQNPALSVNKALLNYTEFLSSQTNTSFN from the coding sequence ATGAGAATTAAAAAAACGATTATTTTGAATCTGTTGTTTGCTGTTGGTGCATTTGGGGTTGCAACAATTGGGTTTAGTTATTATCAAAATGATGTATCAGAGTTTGTTGATGTAACCCTAGATTCGAAAGTGCTTGAAGAGTCTCGAAAAGTATTTATCAGATTACCTAACAATTATGATAAAACTAAAGCTTATCCACTTTTTATAAAAACAGATGGCAATTTTAATTTAGCTAATTGGGATAAGGCGCTAAAAGCATTAAATCCCGAAAGTATATTTAATGAGGCTATTTTAGTTGCCGTACCTAATCAGTTTTTTACTGATACTCGAAATCGTGATCTTGTGCCACCTTATGCAAGGAAGGACGTTAATACGAATCCTCGACCTAACAATGAAACTTCGCCTGAACTTTTTGGTAAAGCTGATTTGTTTTTAGCTTTTATAGAGCAAGAATTACTGCCATATATAGCGGCTAATTATAAGTTAACTAGTCAACGTGGGTTAATAGGCTTTTCTGCAGGTGGAAGCTTTACTCTATATACTTTACATACTAAGCCTCAGCTATTTAATGCTTATTTTGTGTTTAGCCCAGCCGCTTGGTATGACGATATGACAGTGACAAAACAGTTTGACGCGTTTTTAAAAACAAACATGAATAGTATAAAACAGCCTACATTTTTATATATCACTGTTGGTGGGGCAGAACATTCCCTAATGTTAGCTGCATATAATAATTTAGTTACTAGTTTAGCAAAACATCCAAACAGCTGGCTTAAGTGGGAAAACACAATTACCATAAATGCTGATCATAATCAAAACCCTGCACTGAGTGTAAATAAAGCACTATTAAATTATACTGAGTTCTTAAGCTCGCAAACTAACACGTCGTTTAATTAA
- a CDS encoding GNAT family N-acetyltransferase, whose amino-acid sequence MFKSIKLPRVTLRLITHKHGAALLNILNNPLVYEFNDYKAPLNKEHIKQLIQDDISSYYQGEGVRLAIEHNILGDLIGTCGLYNINNQTKTAYLGFELDPFYWQQGLMHEVLKSFISEVHSSLNIEHLYAEIHGKNVRCYNLLTKLGFVFNQQLNSGVWHKQLTKMSPA is encoded by the coding sequence ATGTTTAAAAGTATAAAATTACCCCGTGTAACTCTTCGTTTAATTACTCACAAACATGGCGCAGCGCTATTAAATATTTTGAATAATCCCCTTGTTTATGAATTTAATGATTATAAAGCGCCGCTTAATAAAGAGCATATTAAGCAGTTAATTCAAGATGATATATCGAGTTATTATCAAGGTGAAGGTGTTCGGCTTGCGATTGAACATAATATATTAGGCGACCTCATTGGTACTTGTGGTCTGTATAACATTAATAACCAGACTAAAACTGCTTATTTGGGCTTTGAGCTCGATCCTTTTTATTGGCAACAAGGCTTAATGCATGAAGTACTTAAAAGCTTTATCAGTGAGGTGCATAGCTCATTAAACATTGAGCACCTATACGCAGAAATTCATGGTAAAAATGTTCGCTGTTATAACTTACTCACTAAACTTGGCTTTGTATTTAACCAGCAACTTAATAGTGGTGTATGGCATAAGCAATTAACTAAAATGAGCCCCGCATGA
- a CDS encoding GNAT family N-acetyltransferase, with the protein MTLQPLDNTNIIELMSWFNSQHDITQWAGPCFRYPFTEKTFIEDLNLGGSASFVLVGQQNELFAFGQYYQRKNKCHLARLVVNPIYRREGIAAPLIKKLCKHGQLNLNVTDSSLFVYENNLAAVLAYKKLGFIVAANQEKSSLPDNCVYMVKAINYV; encoded by the coding sequence ATGACATTACAACCACTTGATAATACGAATATCATCGAGCTAATGAGTTGGTTTAACAGTCAACATGACATAACTCAATGGGCTGGCCCATGTTTTAGATATCCATTTACAGAGAAGACGTTTATTGAGGACTTAAACCTTGGTGGCTCGGCTTCTTTTGTATTGGTTGGACAACAAAACGAATTATTCGCTTTTGGGCAATATTATCAACGAAAAAACAAATGCCATTTGGCTCGTTTAGTAGTAAACCCTATATACAGGAGGGAGGGAATTGCAGCCCCCCTGATTAAAAAACTATGTAAACATGGGCAATTAAACTTAAATGTTACTGATAGTTCATTGTTTGTTTATGAAAATAACCTAGCAGCAGTTTTGGCTTATAAAAAGCTAGGATTTATAGTTGCGGCGAATCAAGAGAAAAGCTCATTACCAGATAACTGTGTTTATATGGTTAAAGCAATAAATTACGTTTAA
- a CDS encoding CPXCG motif-containing cysteine-rich protein codes for MNQLTEQSISCPYCGETIEVLIDVADIDEQYIEDCQVCCKPISFVVFEDNDELNVNVYSEDEAF; via the coding sequence ATGAACCAGTTAACAGAACAATCGATTAGTTGCCCTTACTGTGGAGAAACCATAGAAGTATTAATTGATGTGGCTGATATTGATGAGCAATACATAGAAGACTGCCAAGTGTGTTGTAAGCCTATTTCGTTTGTCGTATTTGAAGATAACGACGAACTTAATGTAAATGTATACAGTGAAGATGAGGCGTTTTGA
- a CDS encoding MepB family protein produces the protein MNLLYIKRMLYMKSLMTTDNLYDELLVVLQNNFTPLGYKLPNADDLIPHSQNAQYHGFAFTINHKRIIYRKAKVTPDRPGAFLALWKRPADGSNSKPIPFTNEFDYLLVAVASDGLTTINNQLANIQSGLFLFPVELLVKKGIVTGTNRKGKTAFRVFPPWSESRALNGSGVFSYAAKSTQRWQCDYFLQQDQYKLIDLSKLNKILANAV, from the coding sequence TTGAACTTACTTTATATAAAACGGATGCTATATATGAAAAGTTTAATGACGACTGATAATTTGTATGATGAATTGTTAGTCGTTCTACAAAACAACTTTACTCCATTAGGGTATAAACTTCCAAACGCTGATGATTTAATACCTCATAGTCAAAATGCTCAGTACCATGGATTTGCATTCACTATAAACCATAAGCGAATAATTTACAGAAAAGCTAAAGTTACTCCCGATAGACCTGGCGCTTTTTTAGCACTGTGGAAACGGCCAGCGGATGGAAGTAATTCTAAACCAATCCCATTTACCAACGAGTTTGACTATTTATTAGTAGCGGTTGCAAGTGATGGATTAACCACTATTAATAACCAATTAGCAAATATACAAAGCGGTTTATTTTTATTTCCGGTTGAGTTGTTAGTTAAAAAAGGCATAGTTACAGGTACTAACCGGAAAGGAAAAACGGCTTTTAGGGTGTTTCCACCATGGAGCGAAAGCAGGGCTCTGAATGGTTCAGGTGTATTTAGTTACGCAGCAAAAAGCACTCAGCGTTGGCAATGCGATTATTTTTTACAGCAAGATCAATATAAACTAATTGATTTATCTAAGTTAAACAAAATTTTAGCTAACGCTGTTTAA
- the msrA gene encoding peptide-methionine (S)-S-oxide reductase MsrA yields the protein MKHTLALALTSVGLLFSSLTYAKTEQAILAGGCFWCMESDFEKLEGVTDVISGFTGGELKNPTYNGNHRGHYEAVLVTYNTDVLSYQDILNHYWVNIDPFDAKGQFCDKGPSYRSAIFVANEQQRQLAKQSKQAVVNEFPDQTVVTPILDAKTFYPIKGDESYHQDYYKNNPIRYNTYRWRCGRDSRLEDIWGDRVTH from the coding sequence ATGAAACACACTTTAGCGCTAGCATTAACCTCTGTGGGGCTTTTGTTTAGCTCATTAACGTACGCTAAAACTGAACAAGCTATTTTAGCCGGAGGCTGTTTTTGGTGTATGGAAAGCGATTTTGAAAAACTCGAAGGTGTAACCGATGTGATCTCAGGTTTTACCGGCGGTGAACTTAAAAACCCTACCTACAATGGTAATCACCGCGGCCATTACGAAGCCGTTCTAGTTACCTACAACACTGACGTATTAAGCTATCAAGATATTTTAAACCATTACTGGGTTAACATTGACCCTTTTGACGCCAAAGGCCAGTTTTGTGATAAAGGCCCAAGCTACCGTAGCGCGATTTTTGTTGCTAATGAGCAACAACGACAATTAGCTAAGCAATCTAAACAAGCTGTAGTTAACGAATTTCCTGATCAAACAGTGGTAACGCCAATTCTCGACGCTAAAACCTTTTACCCGATAAAAGGCGATGAAAGTTATCATCAAGATTACTATAAAAATAATCCTATTCGTTATAACACCTATCGCTGGCGCTGTGGTCGCGACAGTCGCCTAGAAGACATTTGGGGCGATAGAGTTACCCATTAA
- a CDS encoding LysR family transcriptional regulator produces MLDIIALFIKVNHYKTFNEASVKLNIPLPTLQRKIKKLEEDLSLALFYREKGRLRLTEPGKSFYSHCLAHVEGLQTTLCNFKNFSENKVSKIKLIAPQNFIKSVYFSGVINQFTLLYPNIKIHMMLSDERLDLKATEFDLAIRIGKLDSSQNICKVINQMSFVLACSSSLIEQYGIPSNFDDLAKLPHISCSPFENWSFKANKSEQVIFKPQANFISNDIEMCALAAIEGRGVYYGPKYCLLPHIKDQSLVEVLTQYTPIKRDVNLIWPDKLIPKSTRYLIDFLEHSLKGIKM; encoded by the coding sequence TTGCTTGATATCATCGCGCTTTTTATAAAAGTAAATCATTACAAAACATTTAATGAAGCGTCAGTAAAGTTAAATATTCCTTTACCCACGTTACAAAGAAAAATAAAAAAACTTGAAGAAGACTTATCGTTAGCGTTGTTTTATCGTGAAAAAGGAAGGCTGCGATTAACAGAGCCTGGAAAGAGTTTCTATAGCCACTGCCTAGCCCATGTAGAAGGTTTACAAACTACGCTGTGCAATTTTAAGAACTTCAGTGAAAATAAAGTGAGTAAAATTAAACTAATAGCGCCGCAAAACTTTATAAAGAGTGTGTACTTCTCAGGCGTTATAAATCAATTCACATTACTTTATCCAAATATTAAGATTCATATGATGCTATCGGATGAACGCCTTGATTTAAAAGCCACTGAGTTTGATTTAGCCATTAGAATTGGAAAACTAGATAGCTCACAAAATATATGTAAAGTTATTAACCAAATGAGTTTTGTTTTAGCTTGTTCATCGAGTTTAATTGAGCAATATGGCATACCAAGTAATTTTGACGATTTAGCTAAACTACCCCACATATCGTGCTCGCCATTCGAAAACTGGTCCTTTAAAGCAAATAAAAGTGAACAGGTAATTTTTAAACCTCAAGCCAACTTTATTTCTAACGATATAGAAATGTGTGCATTAGCTGCTATTGAAGGAAGAGGTGTTTATTATGGTCCAAAATATTGTTTATTACCGCATATAAAAGACCAAAGCCTAGTAGAGGTATTAACTCAGTACACACCCATTAAGCGAGATGTAAACCTGATATGGCCTGATAAACTAATTCCAAAAAGTACACGCTACTTAATCGATTTTTTAGAGCATTCTCTTAAAGGGATCAAAATGTAG
- a CDS encoding aerolysin family beta-barrel pore-forming toxin: MTKAEAQTYRNELINKMGKWQITGLADGWVIMGSGYAGEIKQGSAANSWCYPTDPINEIPTLSPVKVSPGSQSQIEWDLVNQKESFIKPLSYLAHTMGFAWVGGNRSSYVGDDMEVTKTGSGWKIQGYNGGSCDGYRCDEKTAITVSDFEYVMDNESYKITGDIVTADKELIKTLSVPAVNDTSAAQISVVTIEYDAATNWSKTNDYSISESVTLENTWKSPSVTGGSDTSLSVTIAAEQAWGTSNGGSEAERVVVQARANVPAYTQLNAKVDLFKSSISYPYAFDADITYNLSIDGFMRWGGNALLTHPENRPDETANFVIGRWAGQEKSIEYQWEHRYIPGENKKWDWPWMIQQTSLSTMQYYLSHVLRPKKTTLTGHFYAQSQFAGSVYFGDETPLLTNQRSKRSISTSEYSSAEKLKKEFEDAGFKNVIVNIEMIDL; encoded by the coding sequence ATAACAAAGGCCGAAGCGCAAACCTACAGAAACGAGCTTATTAATAAAATGGGTAAGTGGCAAATAACGGGATTAGCTGATGGTTGGGTTATTATGGGCTCTGGCTACGCAGGTGAAATAAAACAAGGGTCTGCTGCAAATTCTTGGTGCTACCCTACCGATCCCATTAATGAAATTCCTACATTAAGTCCAGTAAAAGTATCCCCTGGCAGTCAAAGCCAAATTGAATGGGACTTAGTAAATCAAAAAGAGAGTTTTATAAAACCCCTTTCATACCTTGCTCACACAATGGGATTTGCGTGGGTTGGTGGAAATCGTTCAAGCTATGTTGGTGATGACATGGAGGTGACCAAAACGGGCTCAGGATGGAAAATACAAGGTTACAACGGTGGCAGTTGTGATGGTTATCGATGTGACGAGAAAACAGCGATTACCGTATCTGACTTCGAATATGTGATGGATAACGAATCATATAAAATAACAGGTGATATTGTTACTGCTGACAAAGAACTAATTAAAACGTTATCAGTCCCTGCAGTGAATGACACGTCAGCAGCTCAAATATCTGTCGTTACAATTGAATACGATGCAGCAACCAATTGGTCAAAAACCAATGACTACAGTATTTCAGAATCTGTTACCCTTGAAAACACATGGAAGTCCCCTTCTGTTACTGGTGGATCAGACACTTCATTATCTGTCACAATCGCAGCGGAGCAAGCTTGGGGAACAAGTAACGGCGGCTCTGAAGCCGAACGTGTTGTTGTACAGGCAAGAGCCAATGTACCAGCATACACACAGCTTAATGCAAAGGTCGATTTGTTTAAATCATCAATATCGTATCCTTATGCATTTGATGCAGATATTACCTATAACCTATCAATAGATGGCTTTATGCGATGGGGAGGCAATGCTTTATTAACTCACCCAGAAAACAGACCTGATGAAACAGCTAATTTTGTAATTGGTCGTTGGGCAGGTCAAGAAAAAAGCATTGAGTATCAATGGGAACACCGCTATATACCAGGTGAGAATAAAAAATGGGATTGGCCTTGGATGATACAACAAACAAGCTTATCAACAATGCAATACTATTTAAGTCATGTTTTAAGACCTAAAAAAACAACCCTAACAGGCCACTTTTATGCACAAAGTCAATTTGCTGGTAGCGTTTATTTTGGTGACGAAACACCACTTCTCACCAACCAAAGAAGTAAGCGAAGCATTTCAACGAGTGAATACTCTAGTGCTGAAAAGTTAAAAAAAGAGTTTGAAGATGCTGGTTTTAAAAATGTAATTGTTAATATTGAAATGATTGATTTATAA
- the bktB gene encoding beta-ketothiolase BktB: protein MAQNTNNSVVILSAVRTAIGSFGGSLKDFSPAELGTLCAKEALNRSKLSPNQVGSCVVGKVIHNGPKDAYLSRVIGLDAGLPISSHAVTLNRLCGSGLEAIIQAAQQIQLGDVDAAIAGGAESMSSSAYTLESNRWGQKMGNSTIVDELTTTLQDPWDNNPMGITAENIAEKYSISRQQQDEYAANSHHKAAKAIAAGHFKQQIVPIEIKSRKGTHVFDTDEHVRADTTDDKLATLKPYFKKDGTVTAASSSGINDGAAMLVLMSEQKANDQGLKPLARLVSYARAGVDPTLMGIGPIPAVQQVFEKTGLTIDDMDVIESNEAFAVQALCVANELNFPAHKVNPNGGAIALGHPVGATGAILSTKCLYELKRIQGKYGLVTMCIGGGQGIAAIFEAL, encoded by the coding sequence ATGGCACAAAATACAAACAACAGCGTAGTAATACTCAGTGCGGTTCGTACCGCTATCGGCAGCTTTGGTGGCAGCCTCAAAGATTTTAGCCCAGCTGAGCTTGGCACTTTGTGCGCAAAAGAAGCCCTAAATCGGTCTAAACTATCTCCTAATCAAGTAGGTTCATGTGTGGTAGGCAAAGTTATTCATAACGGCCCTAAAGACGCATACCTATCAAGAGTCATTGGTCTCGATGCTGGGTTGCCTATAAGCAGCCACGCTGTAACGCTTAATCGATTATGTGGTTCAGGGCTTGAAGCAATCATACAAGCGGCACAACAAATTCAATTAGGTGATGTAGATGCAGCCATTGCTGGCGGAGCAGAAAGCATGAGTAGCTCTGCCTATACTCTCGAAAGTAATCGCTGGGGGCAAAAAATGGGAAATAGTACCATTGTTGATGAGCTCACCACGACCTTACAAGACCCATGGGATAATAACCCGATGGGTATAACTGCTGAAAACATTGCAGAAAAATATTCAATTAGCCGTCAGCAGCAAGACGAGTACGCAGCAAACAGCCATCACAAAGCAGCAAAAGCCATTGCTGCAGGTCATTTTAAACAGCAGATTGTGCCCATCGAGATTAAATCACGTAAAGGCACGCACGTTTTTGACACCGACGAACATGTTCGCGCCGATACCACAGACGATAAACTTGCCACTTTAAAGCCCTACTTTAAAAAAGATGGCACCGTTACCGCAGCAAGCTCATCAGGTATAAACGATGGTGCAGCCATGTTGGTACTTATGTCAGAGCAAAAAGCAAATGACCAAGGCTTAAAACCGCTCGCTCGTTTAGTGAGTTATGCCAGAGCAGGCGTTGATCCTACTTTAATGGGTATCGGCCCTATTCCTGCAGTACAACAGGTATTTGAAAAAACCGGCTTAACCATCGACGATATGGATGTGATTGAGTCTAACGAGGCCTTTGCAGTACAAGCACTGTGCGTTGCTAACGAATTAAACTTTCCTGCCCATAAGGTAAACCCGAATGGCGGCGCCATTGCCTTAGGCCACCCTGTAGGCGCAACAGGTGCAATTTTATCAACTAAATGCTTGTACGAACTTAAACGAATTCAAGGTAAATATGGGTTAGTCACAATGTGTATTGGTGGCGGGCAAGGCATTGCAGCCATTTTTGAAGCGCTTTAG
- a CDS encoding DUF6419 family natural product biosynthesis protein, whose product MFKVIIGCAVIFSFFCMLLAAAPFTPAVSGSFIMLLFAGAIGYKGYLQSSLILLLINTLAVIGSPAINIENTETLLFLPILFSISFGGVLVGVRKLTLKHVL is encoded by the coding sequence ATGTTTAAAGTAATAATTGGATGTGCTGTTATATTTTCGTTTTTTTGTATGTTACTCGCCGCGGCGCCTTTTACGCCTGCGGTTTCAGGTTCATTTATTATGCTGTTGTTCGCAGGGGCTATTGGTTACAAGGGCTACCTGCAATCAAGTTTGATACTGCTGTTAATTAATACGCTGGCAGTTATTGGTAGCCCAGCTATAAATATAGAAAACACCGAAACATTACTGTTTTTACCGATATTATTTTCAATCTCATTTGGTGGTGTTTTAGTAGGCGTAAGAAAGTTAACTTTAAAACACGTTTTGTAG